The following DNA comes from Magnolia sinica isolate HGM2019 chromosome 18, MsV1, whole genome shotgun sequence.
GATAGATGGCTCTGTGAAGTCATTTAGGCCGATCCCTTTGATAGTAGAAGGAAGAGCATATGTCATTAAATTAAGGAAAGGGATCATTGTCAGCCATCATTAGGGTGTCTGCACAGGACAACAATGGCAATGGAGTTGGGACTGATTGCCGTCTGGTGAGAAGGACGCAGGTTGCAGAATCAACAGAGGGAGAAGATGTGGCTGACATGGAAAGGAGGGCCCACATGACAGTTTTATGTTGGAGTCATCATTGGCTAATAGGgctttgaatggtctggatggagCCATGTTGCCAGGGGCACCATCTTAGGAGAATGTAAGGGCAAAAGGTAATTGTTTATGGTAATTATGGCTTTGAAAAAGGTGGGGTAATGTGTCAATCTCATAGTGATACTTGCAGCTGCTGGGAGCATGGGACAAGTGTTGCAGTGAGAGAAGTGAGGGTAAGGATAGTGGAAGAAAAATGTGGAGGATATCTAGAAACTTTTTTCCTCTAAGAAAAAGAGACATATTGTGAGATTTTCGTGCAAACTAGAAAGCGAACGGAAGTACGGTAAGCGCGATAGCTGCTTTAGCGCATGAGAAGCCCACTTCGATTCCAAGAAGTGTGATGGATTCTAAAGTGTTGAAGAAAGACGACTATGCATCACCAAATGGAGTGGGATCTGGTTCAGTTGCAATGGAGACCTCAATAGGCCAATCATTAGTTGTTAAAACTAGTAATCAACTGATCCCACCAAACGAGGGTTGAGGGACCAATTGACAAGACATTCACAATTTTCGGAAAAGAAAAAAGGACCTTAAGGACTTCAAGAGACATTCACAATTTTGATGCAAGATGGTttaaactagaatgcatgtgtgagcacaaaaattatctagcgaaataaactaagtaaatcaattgaaatattcaacattccacatcatagtaacGATAATAACAAGGGAAACATGTAATGGTTGAAGACCATCATCACAATTTTGCAAtaccgtattcaaatcatgcgtggattggatccggcgagggatgagacctctcgatcttgcatggtttcaatccaacagTCAATGCAGCTTTTCTAGTCCAgaaaatcaaaggatttctggaaTAGGGACAGCTAGAAAATCTGAaagagggttgggatcaattctcagatttttAAGGTAAGAGGACTTCAAATAATATAATTGTAAACAGTAGCAATCAAAGAATATTATggatagaaagagaagaagaaggttggagggttAGAGACAGAatttagaagaagagaagagattagGGGAAGAGAAAAAATTACcatagagagaaaggaggaggcaTCAAActttcattaaataaaaaattaaaaaaatcatccgGCTTAGGGTAGAAaacaccctatttataaaattcggataaaaatgactaaactacccctataacaaaataaaaaataaaaaattgttccTCCGTATggtcttctaactcatcctaccTACATGTGTGTCCTCCTAgtgtggggccttcaattaatctagggacacgtgtaaggtcttcaaaatttTCCTTGGTTGTTCCATGAACCATCATCGATCCATAAAGATATATTCGTCGGCCgccttcgtctttgataaactttgaagggtctgatgtcctcatcagaaCAGGTGATGCTTCGAAGCTGGAGGCCTATGCTCTTTGGAAAGGCATGAGAATTCTTGTTAAAAATAATGAGGGTCAGTTGTTGTGAATGAGACTATATGCATGTCACCAATTGGGCAATCAGAGGTCACTCTGAACCGTGGAAGCTTCCacaatgtttgatgaaattcacTTCCTTGCCTCAAAGCTATGCATATCATTTGCCAACGTTGGTAGAGAGGCGAATTCAATTAGGACTAGTCTAGCAGGAGTGTGTCTCCACTCACATGTTATCCAGGAATCACCTTCTCCCTCTTGATGTATTTCCCATTATACTTTCTTGAATAAAAATTTGTTATCACttggaaaaaggaaagaaaaaattgTGAATCACAAGATACCATTAATCATATCGTTTAATTAGGAATTTTGGAGAATTCAAGCATATGATTCAAATTGTTTCAGatcacaaatatcaaattttCAATAACAATGGTAATTAAATGGTCTTGGGATTTTCTTCATCATTTGGTGGGCATGTGGATGCACTATTGAGTTGAGTTGCAATAATTAGTttaataaagtggaaatgaccaaataaTTTCCTTAATGTTCATAATGAAGAATTTGGCTCCAGATTGCAAATTCTTCACTTCCATGTTAGATTGAAACTGCAATTTAGGGGCTCTTCCTCACCATGACTACCTGGAAACATTATTACAAATCATTATAAATTGGTTGTTTCCTCTTGTTTAAACTGACTATTTGCAATCCAGATCATCATTAATCCACAAAAGAAACTTACTTGAAGATGAAAGCCGAGTGGCCTTCAAGAGGTGAAAACCAGGTAAACCTCAATAACAAGAGAAGAAATGACAGTTGAGCCCACTTCATATAATGGTCATTTGTTTTATGATGACTGTATACGTGGGACATTATAGAAACAGAAAGTTAACAGGATCAGGATGGTGGTAGGAGCTACGTTTTGGAATTTTAGTTTAATGTTGAATTTGATTTTTCTGGAAAATTCAGGGAGAACCTCAATGATACCGGAAATTAGAAGTGGATGTTAACTTACAATTTGTTGGCTAAACTATTGTTTCTGCCTGACCACAAGATGATGGAAAAGATGTATTCATCTCTCATGTTGGTAAAAGCCATTTCACAATTCATGTTTCTAGAGAGAACATTTAATCGGTCCTTTGAGGGAGTCCATGTATATATTGCATTCCCATGCACTGTAGGAAAAATAGCAAAAGGACAGGTTTCTTATGAATTCATTTTAAATCTATACATACTAAATTCCAAGTAGAAGTATCTCTTTGCAGTTCGTTTTTCTAGCCCCTCTTATGGGAACCAAACTACTCAAACCTGTACCTCCAACCTTGCATTAAACTGTGTAGTTTTCTCTGCAAATATGTTCCTATGGATGAAGCATTTAAATTTGGGAGTCTTATCCCTTTGAAATGAATTCAGCTTATTAGGATGtgttggatgcacaagtgaattgaattctcTCAGTTTAATCAAAGaggaaatgattttaaaaaaaaagttagtgATGTTTCCTAGCATTCATAATGAGGTCCAACTTGAGTGTAACATGGTCACAGTTTGGAGCCTAGCCTGGACTTTCCAAATGAATGCCAAGGAATGAAACTAAAAGTTCAGTTTTTTCACTCTATAAGTCTATTGGACAAGAAATTGCAGTTCAATTCTTGTGGATTCAAACCCACCAGAATTTGAAGACAGTCTGATAAGTGATCACAGTCAATTTATTAAATTACTTCATCTGTTACCCTCCAATTTCATGGATTTATGGATCTTTCCTAGTTGTTTATTGCAGGATTTTGAGGCATGCCGTGGAATTGATAAAATTGCAGAGCTTATAAAAGATAAGCAGGGGGATGAAAATATAAGGTCCATTTCTTGAACTCTTGAGTTTGGTTTTCGCAGATTCTGTTCCACACTTGTGCTTTCACCTATTCTAATTATAAATAACTAATGCCCTCATGATGGTCAACTCCCTCAAGGTGTTAAATATGCCatgaaaaatattttatttattttttgcggAAGATGTAACAGATTGATAATTGGCAGTAGAAGCTAACCCCCTCTGGACCTTTCTTGGTAAAATCTCATTGTTGCATGCTTCATGGTAATGTGGCTTATTCTCCCTCACACTTATAGTTATAAGAGGGTCTTATTTGGCACTTCAAGGGACCTAGAGCAATTGCTTTTTGGTGGCTTGTGGCTAAAAACAAGATTCTTACGGTTGATACTTGATGAGGAGGAAGATGATGATTACAAATGTGTGTATTTTGTGCCTTGGAAGCGCTGAATCTGTTGTCTGCCTCTTCATCCAGTGTGAGGTTGAGAGTTTCCTCATcctttttggatcaagctgggtAATGCTTAGTTCAACTGATTTGGTGAGAGACCAAAATGATCGTGCCATCAACAATAGATCTGCCTCTGTAGAGTCGATTTTTGTAAGGGCTAAGGGCTATGTAATTTCCTTGGCCAAGGGCCTCTATTTCTGTACGAGGGAAGATCTTGTGGGTGACTGGGCGTTGGTGTTGTAATTTGGTGGCTGTAGGCCCGGGGTGGCATCTCACATCCCCTTCCTGCTCCATTCCTGGCGTTTCCTTCTGTTTGGTTTTCAtatccattcatcatcatcatcatcctcatcatctaagccttatccaactaataggggtcggctacatgaatctttttctgttattccactctatcaagggccatgacTTCAGTTAGACCACAGAGAAGAAGCAGTTGACGATTCAGTGAAGCAGTTTGCTAGATGCACTGGCACCTTTACATGCAGCACTCATACGAACCTAGCAAGTGGGTGAGATATCAAGAGTGTTGCATAAGGTAACCCAATGAAGAACATGGACAGGTCACAGGTGAACTCATCAGGCAGTCCAAGTGTACATCAAATGTGGACCATCAACAAATTTTCTAAACCATTCATTCTATTCATATAGAAGTGTACCACCTGATGATATGGTCATcttggatgaccgtgaaacttGTGCATTTGAACATAGccattcttttttttccttttcctttttcttgggttatctgaatatgatttttttccctttttctttttctttttctttggtgtGTGTAATCAGATTGAAATGTGGGGAGTTTTTGCTGCTGCTTATTGGACATGTAAATGGAAGGGACAGGTCCCCCATGGCAACCATACATGAAGACATAAGACGACTTCTGGGTGAGAAAAGCGCGTCGCTGATATGGGCTGCAAGCCAGTTTGGGTCAACCCTGGACCCAGAGCAGAGACTGACAGCCCTTCACATCCAGGCTCGTAGGGTGCTCGAATCCTTGGAACTGTACTGAAACTGTACTGATAAGGGGATCCATGCAATATTATAGGTTGCCTTTCTTTGTTTTTGTGCCTCAGCTGTAAAAATAACTTCCAGGAGCTTTAATGGGACTGTAATCTGTTTTTGACATTCATATTCTTGTTTCCTTGTAttgattttttaaagaaaaaaaagaagaggaagaagaagatatcATATGTTTCCTTAAAAGGTTGCCAGAACATTTTTTCCTGGAAACCCACATGATGCGAGGATGAGGTTTGCCTCTGGATCCTGGTTATTTATGCACCAGCACACATGCCAAGGTGGTACAAACGGTGAACATCAAAGCCTTCTGTGGGCCTCACAGGGTAGAAGCCCTGTGCCCCAGAATCAGGTCCTCTAATCAGTTGGACCAGTTTATGGAGCAAGAGTGGCAATAAAACTTGTTttggccatccatttgttttgtaaactggggcccacctgatgtctggACTGGTCTGGTTTTTTGGGCCTGGGCATCTAAGCCACacaatggacagcttggatcctGCACGTGTATGCCATCTTGGTGTGTACTTTGGCATGTTGGTGGGCTGGCCTGTGCACAGCACATGATCTGCATCTTGGTGTGTACTTTGGCAAGTTGGTGGGCTGGCCTGTACACAACACATGATCTGCAAACGTCTGTGAACAATATGTTGAATCCGAGTCCTCTGTGATTTGAAGAATGTTACCAGTGCAGAAGGAAGTTCCATAccatgtggaaaaaaaaaaaaaaaaactgtaaactAGGACTATGATTGGATAAAGAAGCACCTGACTCTTTTTAGCCGGGAAGATCTTGTTGCCACTGTTCTTCATTTGAACATTTCTTTGATGGTCTTGTTGTTACTGTAAACTCAGTTCATCCACACATGTGAGTTCGGCTCACGATTGCAAGCACACACAATCACTGACAAACATCCATCAAAACCCTTTCATGTATGGCCAATGAGATTCAGTTCGTCATATTTATACATGCAAACTAAACAGCTAGTAACATCTTAAGATGATTTGCTAGGCCCACAAACGCCTCTCTGCACACACACCGTTTCATGCAAGCATCCTTGCCAACCTCGCTAGTGTCCCGGAGGTGCATTAGGTGGCTCGCACTGGGATGATGGCCATACAAAATAATTGGACTTGTTtactcattaaatgggccacacgcaTGTTTTGAATATGGACTTTGGCAAGTCTTTCAAACTGTCCATTTTATCCCTGCATGGGCagtccacttgatgattggaccatcctgatttattttcttttttcatatatTCATCTTCATGGTTGGGGCCACCTTATGCAATGTTCAGATGTACAACATGCCAGCCAGGTAGCATGCATGCGGTGTTTAAAAGTGTGTGGGCTAGCAAAACCTGGTGTAGAAAAGATGATGGCAGCAACGCACATATGTATGCCATAGCCATTTGAGAGGGAAGTGGGTGGAGATGGTAGGAAAGGATACCATGAATTATGGTTAACTGAGAAATGGTCCTTGATAGAGCGGATGGGGGAACAGGATTCATGGAGCTGCCCCCATTAATTTGGATattaagcttagatgatgatgatgatgatcgttGTCCACATCCAAGGCATACTTGTAGAAGGCCCTTTTACCATTCACACATTTTCTACCCTTTCAAGGCAACGAGAGCCGCCGATCAGTAGCAATCACTTAATCATGGCACGAGTGATGGTCATTGCAACGAGGAGCCATCAACGCCTTTTTCAGCTCAACCAGGCCTGTAGACATGCAGGTCCACCCTCAGCTGCAGACCCTACTCAAATGTATCCCAAATGGATAGACTTCATTTGTCATATTCAAGGCCAAGCTCTCCAACACTGCGTAGATTTCATCTGTTTGTTCATGGGATCTATCACTGGCAAGAAATACATGAATTTGATCTTTATCCTCAATCCAACTGCAACCTGGGCTCTTTTGCATTCCCCTGTCTTTCATTAGCTgccttgttttagaaaaatcatccCATCTCTCCGTAGAAGCATATAAGTTTGCCAGCAAAACGAAATTCCCTGTATTGCTAGAATCCAATTCAATGAGTCTATTTGCTGCAATTTCTCCCAACCCAACGTTCCCATGAATAACACAGCCACTAAGCAAAGAACCCCACACTACGGCATCAGGCATCACCGGCATTTTCTTGATGAGTTCGTATGCTTCACTCAGACAGCCTGCACGGCTCAACAGATCGACCAAACATGTGTAGTGTTTGAGGGTAGGTTTAACATCATAATTTGCCATCAGATCAAAGTACTCTTGACCTTCTTCAACCGATCCTAAGTGGGCACACAACGATAAAACGGATAGGAAAGTAACAGAATCTGGTCTAATTCCATCTACCAGCATTTGATGGAATAGTGCAACGCCTTCTTTCCCGCGTCCATGCATGGCATATCCTGCAAGCATGGTGTTTCTTGAAACTAAATTATGGTGAGATATCCTGTCAAATGCTATGCGTGCATGTTCGATGCTTCCACATTTAGAATACATATCCACGAGGGTTGCCCCGATATGGACATACATCTCATACCCATGTCTGATTGAATGTGCATGAAGTTGTTTCCCCCGTTCTATTGTTGCCAAGCTCGAGCATGCATGTAGAACCATGCCTACAGTATATATGTCAGGCTTCAAATTTGCAGATTGCATTTCAGAGAACAGCTGCAGAGCCAATTCAGTGTACCCATTCTCTATGTGGCCCGTTATAATTCCGTTCCATGTGTAGATATTCGGTTCCAAACCATCTGATTTCATCTTATCAAGAAGCTTGTCAATGTGCTCCATGTGATTACAGCATGCATAGCCAGAAATCAATGCATTCCATGCTGCTGAATCCCTTTCCATTATTCCATCAAAAGCCATCTGAGCAGACGGTAGATCACGGCATCTGGAATACATCTCAACAAGAGCACCGCCCACAAATGCATTCAACTGAAGTCCTCTAGCAATTGCATACGAATGTATCTCCTTCCCTTGCCTGAGAGCAGCCTTGTCTGCACAAGCAGTAAGAGCACTCCCCAAGGTATAAGTATCAGCTTCCACCCCTTGCTCCATCTGCATATCTCTAAACATCTTCAGGGCTTCATCAAACTGCCCGTTATCCACATACCCAGAAATCATCGAATTCCACGAAATCGTATCCTTATCAATCCCAACCAGCTCCATCTGATCAAACAGTTCCTTAGCCTTACTCACCTCGCCGTTCTCACCATACCCAACAATCATAGTATTGAAAGACACCCTATTTCTAATTGAAAACTTCAAAAAGATCATCAATGCATTGCCCATATCACCACACCTCCGATAAATATCAAGCAATCCATTAATGACAAAAGCATTGGACATATACTCTTGCCTCGTTATATAGCCATGAATTTCCTTGCCCATGCTTAGAGCTTGTAGTCTTGCACAAGCTGGCAATACACTAGCCAATGTCCGAGCGTTCGGCTTAATGCCAGCTGCCAGCATTCCATGGAAAAGCTCAATGGCTTCCTCGTCATACCCATTTTGTGCAAACCCACCAATCGCTGCACTCCACGACACAAGATTAGGCATCAAATTACCCAAAGACTGCATCTTCTCTAAAAATTCCAATGCCTCAAAAACCATCCCATTAACTGCACACCCAGTAACAATAGAATTCCATGAAACATAATCTCTTTCTGGCatcttttcaaaaaccatttTTGCACCAGACAAACACCCACATTTCCCATACATGTCGATCAGAGCATTACACACGTATACATTTGAAACGAACTGCCTCTTTATTACAAATCCATGTAACTGTCTCCCCAAACCCAAATCACCCAAACCACTACAAGCCTTAAAAACCACAGGgaaaatgaagaattcaaaaTCAGTCCCTTCAACCTGCATGTGTTTGAACAGTAGAAGCGCTTCCTCAAACAACCCATGGTCTGAAAATACGGTCAGAGCACCTGCCCAAGAGTATATGTTTCTAAagggcattttctcaaacagaaGGGATGCACTTTCAATGCACCCACACCTACCATACATTTGCAACAGCTTTGTTTCCAAGAACTCATGTCCGTGGAAGCCTGTCTTGAATGCATGGGCATGAATCTGTCTAGCCATATGTATGCACATGCATGATTCAACGACATGGGCATAGTCATGTGAGGTTGGTGGTCGATGAAGCAGGGTTTGGAAGTTGGCATGTGTGGATGTTGTAGAGGATTGGGTTTGATTGTTGGTGAGAGGAGAAAAGAAGGAGaggagtgtggggtttttgggtctttgtatggatggGATGACGAtgggtatgtgatgatgatgggTGATGTCATGTGGATAAGATGGAGATGGATGAGGGATGATCAAGGGTGCTGGCATTTTGAAGGCTCGAATTACAGTGTAGCTGTTGTTGGATGCAGTAAAGAATTTTGGACGTTGGATTTGAGGTTCGTTTTTAGTCCATGTCCAAcatgggaagcggattgagtggtgacctcaacaccacgtagcactgtggggcccaccttgttgtatgtgttttatatccacgccttccatccgttttgccagattatttcagtgcatgaaagtggaccacaccacaagaaacaggggagataatgacacctaccgttgaaaccttcccagggcccactgtaatgtttatttaccatccaacctgttggtcaggtcacacagacctaccTGAATGAatgtgaaacacaaatatcagcttgatgtaaaacttagatggccccaaaaagtttttaacggtggatgttcaatcaccactgtttcccttaaacaaaggtgtggtccactcgagctgaTCTTatcattaaatttatttattaagtgGTTATTAGTTTGTTGAGGAGTCCGAACCCCAAATGTCGGCCCCTAATTCAACCTGATTTCTTGTATGAAAATTGGACCCACATCTGTTTAAATGGAGTTGGTGCATTGATGAATTACCAGCTTCACATCCCTAGATTTATAGGGTGGATCGCCTggttacatgaaacagtgttgaataaatgtAGACCGTTAACatctttttggaggccataaaagttttggatcaagctgatctttgtttattcccttcatccgggtctgtatgacctaatcaacggattggatgtcaaataaacagtacagttggccttaggaggattttaatggtggatatccaatcactactgttttactgtggtgcggtccacatgagatttacatccctctcatttttgggatctagcactaaaatcatctgtaaaaatggatgaatggaatggatgaaacacatacatcatggtggggcccaaagagcaccgaccttcagccatcgggctggtggcagggggagtagccagtgcGTTTGCGCTACCTGACTTCTGCATGGTAATGATTTTATGGTTCGAAGGCGAACGTGATGCAGCCTacttgatggacggggtggatctcatcaaAGTTCTACCGACGTAGACTCTCGGCGCGCGCGGTACCTAGCGCGGTTCTATTATAATAGGTCGGGATGTATTCGACCAAAATCCATTCGAAAAAGGAGTGGACTGAGGAGTTAGGGTTGCTCTtggtttcttctcttcttccattCCCTACTATGGCATCTCCTCCGTTGGCAATCCGGCAACGATCTGACATCTACGCCGGAGTCTGACACGGTATGAATCttgttcctcttcttcttctaattcttcTTTTGAATGACTTAGATGCGTGGAAACCTTCACTTAAATCGCGAGCACCGTTTTTGGATGGTAGCCCGAAAATCACATCGATAGGTCGATCTTAAGCGCTAGATTTTACTCACTGAATTTGTAATAGCCACGATGGGTTCCATgtttggatgatctggattgaCATTTGCTGCCTGAAGGGTGGATGGGTCACTGCCACCTAAAACATGGTGGTGAAGTCTTGCCCCCTTCTTCAAGCCATCAATGAAGTCGTGCTGTTCAAACAGGTTGACTTAAAGGGCAATGGAGATAGCTGCAGATTTTAATCGGCAACTCATTAGGGAGTCAGTTCTATAGATATGCCTCTGTAATGCCCTAACTGtagaaatataaaaaataaataaatataaaacagAGTTGTAGATTCTCCAAATATCTACAAAAGGTGAGATTTATGGACGTTTGATGGGGATGCGGATTTGTAAGAATCCCCCTGTAACCCATGTGCAGGCGTGCAATGAGAAAGGGTAAAATCGTCATTTGATGTGGGGGAGTCTTTGCTTTTCACTCCGGGCTCCATAGTGCGTGCAGCATCCAACCTGTCCGATAGGTTGGCCTCATCATGAGGATTACCTTTtgaaaaatcagccacatccattcGTAGACTGGACCAAATTGTATTTTGCTATTTGTCAatatcttgaaaattttctgtgtggtccacctgatgagtagacggGGCTGATTCTTCCACTAGGGAAATCCTCATGTTAGGACCAACcttttggaagggttggatgtcgcatgcacttaataggttggaagttatctgctgggTGGACTATAACTTGTGGCCAAACTGGTTGGAATTGGGACCACCTCTTCTTGAGTCTCAATTTATTAAATTTCTGTGAATTCGATTATTTAATAGTTGCTATCTATTGGTGAATTAGATCATGTGTTGAATTAGTTAGTATGATTTTACATATGCCTCCTTAGCGCTTCTGTTCCTTTGCAAGTTGCAACCATCAGTTG
Coding sequences within:
- the LOC131232486 gene encoding pentatricopeptide repeat-containing protein At2g13600-like; this encodes MPAPLIIPHPSPSYPHDITHHHHIPIVIPSIQRPKNPTLLSFFSPLTNNQTQSSTTSTHANFQTLLHRPPTSHDYAHVVESCMCIHMARQIHAHAFKTGFHGHEFLETKLLQMYGRCGCIESASLLFEKMPFRNIYSWAGALTVFSDHGLFEEALLLFKHMQVEGTDFEFFIFPVVFKACSGLGDLGLGRQLHGFVIKRQFVSNVYVCNALIDMYGKCGCLSGAKMVFEKMPERDYVSWNSIVTGCAVNGMVFEALEFLEKMQSLGNLMPNLVSWSAAIGGFAQNGYDEEAIELFHGMLAAGIKPNARTLASVLPACARLQALSMGKEIHGYITRQEYMSNAFVINGLLDIYRRCGDMGNALMIFLKFSIRNRVSFNTMIVGYGENGEVSKAKELFDQMELVGIDKDTISWNSMISGYVDNGQFDEALKMFRDMQMEQGVEADTYTLGSALTACADKAALRQGKEIHSYAIARGLQLNAFVGGALVEMYSRCRDLPSAQMAFDGIMERDSAAWNALISGYACCNHMEHIDKLLDKMKSDGLEPNIYTWNGIITGHIENGYTELALQLFSEMQSANLKPDIYTVGMVLHACSSLATIERGKQLHAHSIRHGYEMYVHIGATLVDMYSKCGSIEHARIAFDRISHHNLVSRNTMLAGYAMHGRGKEGVALFHQMLVDGIRPDSVTFLSVLSLCAHLGSVEEGQEYFDLMANYDVKPTLKHYTCLVDLLSRAGCLSEAYELIKKMPVMPDAVVWGSLLSGCVIHGNVGLGEIAANRLIELDSSNTGNFVLLANLYASTERWDDFSKTRQLMKDRGMQKSPGCSWIEDKDQIHVFLASDRSHEQTDEIYAVLESLALNMTNEVYPFGIHLSRVCS